In the genome of Balneola sp., one region contains:
- a CDS encoding AAA family ATPase, with product MNISFGNRRLIGQHRAKKQLERILSSQRVSHAYLFSGPAGVGKTAFSLALAEAINGIDHLSDLSDYKSSQKSSWFTHPDIHVFIPKPTSAKIEELRPRLELLASDPYEIIGFAQRPSLTSDQSSKNLQAFYPVDYFREEIRKVSRLRPNEGSRVVIIITQVETMRKETANAFLKLLEEPNDRLMFILTTEHYEQLLPTITSRCQHIPLSNLQEDEIRMGLIEIDEVDEKDASYLARVSGGNYSQTRFFNADRLKEDRENMVNFLRLSFSQDAVGISHMAQDWQSSLNIEGMLALLNLMEMYIRDLMIYRETSNKTLVANIDQIDSIEKFVAALDNALLAEMMEEIDKLRPMLQQNVSPKLAFTALALRFSSLMRGKQPYIGEEEPWKHLPAFVE from the coding sequence ATGAATATTAGTTTCGGAAATAGAAGACTGATCGGACAACACCGGGCAAAGAAACAATTAGAAAGAATCCTTTCTTCTCAAAGGGTTAGCCATGCATACTTATTTTCAGGACCAGCGGGTGTTGGTAAAACTGCTTTCTCCTTGGCTTTAGCAGAAGCGATAAATGGGATTGATCACTTGAGTGATTTAAGCGATTACAAATCAAGCCAAAAATCTTCCTGGTTTACTCACCCGGATATCCACGTGTTCATACCGAAGCCTACTTCAGCAAAAATTGAGGAATTGAGGCCAAGGCTAGAGTTACTTGCTTCCGATCCATATGAAATTATTGGCTTCGCGCAACGCCCCTCACTTACTTCTGATCAATCCTCAAAAAATCTTCAGGCTTTTTACCCTGTGGATTATTTCCGTGAAGAAATCCGTAAGGTCTCGCGCCTTCGCCCAAATGAAGGGAGCCGGGTTGTTATCATCATTACGCAGGTTGAAACTATGCGTAAAGAAACGGCTAATGCCTTTTTAAAACTTCTTGAAGAGCCTAATGACCGACTCATGTTCATTCTTACTACAGAACATTATGAGCAGCTCCTCCCTACTATTACTTCCAGATGTCAACACATTCCTTTGTCGAACTTACAGGAAGATGAGATACGAATGGGCTTGATTGAGATTGATGAGGTTGACGAAAAGGATGCTTCCTACCTGGCTCGAGTCTCAGGAGGAAACTATTCTCAAACTCGATTTTTTAATGCAGATCGTCTAAAAGAAGATCGGGAAAACATGGTTAATTTCCTTCGCTTATCCTTTAGTCAGGATGCTGTAGGAATTTCACATATGGCTCAAGACTGGCAGAGTTCGCTAAACATTGAAGGAATGCTGGCATTACTAAATTTGATGGAGATGTACATCAGAGATCTTATGATTTATAGAGAGACTTCAAACAAAACATTAGTTGCCAATATTGATCAGATAGATTCCATAGAAAAATTTGTTGCGGCTTTAGATAATGCACTGTTAGCAGAAATGATGGAGGAGATAGATAAGCTACGTCCAATGCTTCAGCAGAATGTATCTCCTAAATTAGCTTTTACTGCCCTTGCTTTGAGGTTCTCTAGTCTAATGCGTGGTAAACAACCCTATATTGGTGAGGAAGAACCCTGGAAACACTTACCAGCCTTTGTAGAATGA